A window of Pyrus communis chromosome 3, drPyrComm1.1, whole genome shotgun sequence genomic DNA:
AAAACCTAATCTCATCCAGCTCACCAACGAGCCCataatgtatatatataaacgctcgAGCAATAATCAGTTAATGACTTAATACAATGCTAACCGGTAACAATTCGTATGGACTCATCTTACAAAATTCCACATAATATTAACCTACCGTTTTTTAGTTCATCATTAAAATATTACTCATCCAATAATTCACCTAGAACAGAATCCGTTTAGTTATCTGAcctaacaaataaacaaacaatattgtcGATAAACAGTAAAATGTGCATAATAGTAATAATCAAAAGACCAAATGATTTTTGATTCGACTGACTTTTTACAAGAATAATCTATGAATAAAGACTTAAAAAATGATCGGTTCATATCTAAATTTATCTAGCATTTTACCTAAatttttccttttgtgttttcatTGACTTCTTTGTGCTTTTCGTTAACACTAGAATGAAATAATAATTCATTTGTACAATGTAGATTAAGAAGTGTTATTTTGTAAACATACATTATACACTAGTAATGATATATGAAGGAATACTCCTAGAGCAACCAAAGTTCCAAATATGTACAATCATCATAGTGACTCATAGTCCTTGATATGAACCCTAAACCGAAATCTAACTTGCGGAAGAAGCAAAGCATTTCCAACATTAGGAGGCATTCGGCCTCACCACACCGGCGACAAATGCAATTCGAGAAGAAAACTAACCAGGTCTGGGTTCAACATGACTTCCTGGAACCTGCATTttaagaaaacatatataaaggCTGCGCTCAAGATGCAGCGTTACTGGTTTTCAAATGAAAGAGTGGGTTGGGAATCATCTTGTTCATCTCCAGTATTAGTGACGGCAGCCTGGGCAGCTAATCTATTCTCGGCCTCCTCCTGAGCCACGGTAGATAAGGCGGCAGAAATGAGTCCTTCTGATGAAGCTTGTGAAGTAATATTACTGATGAGAAGAGCAAGAGAACGATCATCTAAGCGTCCTGTCACTAGTTTTAACTGATTACGAATCGATTCTATGCGTACATGCTCAAGCCTGTGTTCTGGTGTATGCTGTTGATTGAAGCGACCTGGAAGCTTGGACCTTGTATTATAACAATGGCTGCAAAGGTCGAATCCCATTTTCTCGGTACAGTCTATGCATTTGTATCTATCGCCAATGATTGGATACATCTGCAAACCAAAACCAAGATGCTGAGATTCTCAGATAACATCAAACTGATTAGCAATAGATGTCACTCAACGACCCTTAACCCAAACGTAGAGCACAAACATGACCTAAAATCAAAGGATGCAAACACAACAGGCAGTGAAGTAGTATCATCTACAATGAAGTCTAGCAAAGGCGTAGCAAatgtttaagcatcatgaaTCCAACAAACATGCACAATTGCCAAATACTTTCAGAAATATTGGACCTATACTTTGTGTATATACTAGGGCTTACCAAGAACGAAGTGACATATATAGTTTCTGGTCCTGATCATTGGAGTACATACTGTCGCAATGTCAAAGTTAAAGTCTACGGTGGGAATATTTTGCCCACACATGTTTTAGGCTTTCGGCATGTATCAACATCTAGTCCAAAATACTAAATTATTGCTAAGATATTCGCAGTTCATCTCCTCAAACCCATGAAAGTTGTCGCCAAGGATAATTCTTTAGAGTAATGGTCATGCACGGATGCCATGTCACCAAAATCACAGCATCAATTTGCAGGTAAAGGAAGGGTGTTAGAAATTTACCCCACAAGAATCACAGCCACATCCTGGGTGAATCTCTGAGTTAGGGTCAGACCACCATGATAACTTCTCTCCTTTGTTACCATCTTTTGTCGTACCTGCAAGTACACACGAACAATGTCATTGCCAAAATATAAGATATGCAAGATTCACATCATAGCAGTAAATCAGCACGGCATGTAAGCTCAACCTTAGGCTATACATCAGCAACATCATACAAGGTACAATTCGTGTGTAGAATGCATAAACATTCTATGGTTGATACTAAggcaaaagagagaaaaaggtaTTAATTTCTGCGGTATTTGATAATTACAAGCCTTGATTAAGCAAGTTTGAAGCCCTTACTGTATCATTGCTTGTTAGTACAGAGGAATTCTGACTCATCAGGCAAGAAGCTTTTCTAAACCATACTTAGTTGTTTTCAATTTAGCTTCAGTGAAATGATTGAGGATaaccattcaagaaacaaagcAAGCCATGTGAATTGAGGAAATACGATTAAATTGGGTAGCAAATAAGTTTTGGAAAGGTTATTCATACAGCTATATCTTTTTTGCATTTCCTGATGCAATTCCAACCCTAGGATGCCTAAGTAATACTGGGAAATCATATAATCTCTCCTTCATCTATTTTCTAACCATGCATAACCGATGAGTGAATCAATATTAATGCAGTTAACACCAAGATAGACCCAAAACATCAGAATAATGGAACTGAGCACTAGTTAACATACAGCCAGCTCGGTTCTCATGCGTGAGATCTGCTTGTTTAAACTGCACAGCATCTCTTCTCAGGGCATATTCTTTAGGAAATTGCTCCTCCAGAAAGCAGCCAAGCTCCAAACAAACTTTTGGAAATTCTGACGGGTGACAACTTTGACAAACTTTACATGTAAGCATCTGTTCATCCGGGTTGACAATACAACTTTCACAATATACTGTATTATGAAAAATAACGAAGATTAGAATAATAGCACACCAATATGGTACTTTTGAGAACAGAGGACTGAAACCTGATAACATAAAGTTCAATAACTTGAGCATTCATACCGTGGCCACAGTTAAGAACCACAGGATGAAACAATAGTTGCTCGCATGCGGCACATAGCACATCAGCAACTGAAATTCGGATCCGACTCCCACAATCCATATTTAACAGGGAATTCTTTTCTTCGTCAGCAACATTCCCAATTCCCTCACAAACACCACAATGGGCTTCCTTAGGAACATTCGTACTATTCTGAATACGTGGGCTGGactcaattttcttcacattTTCACAACATCTTCTACAAGCAGAATTGGCCAGAACATTGGAGCATTGACTAGCTTCAGAGCTGCTTGAATGCGTATCGAACTGCGGCGAGAAGGAGCCAAGTATCTTCTCTTCCTCTgcgacatgcacacggcaacaATAAAAGCAATCAGAATTATACAAAAACTGACCAGAGCGAAATCAAATCTATAAGAATAACTTTCAACAACCAACTACAGAAGAAATCCCTCAAGCAGTGAATGAATGCTAAATGCTAACTAACAGGATAAGACCAAGGTACGAACTGagacatgttttttatttgcCAGCAATGCTTTTATACCGACCACAGACAGAAATACGATCACTAATCACAACAGATAGGATTCAATATGAATAACTGTCATCACTAAAGAAACTAACACAAACAACAAGATAATAATCAGTTTACTCAAAGATAAAAATACAAAAGCGAGCATATATACCGAGAATTTGCAATTCCCTTCTCCTATAGGCAACAGGATACTTCTTCAGCAGCAAAAAATGAAGCATTTGACAGATCGTCGGAAAGTAATTATACGGATGCCTACAAAGCAGACAATAAGATTGGCGCTCACGGCTCATTGATCTATGCACACACCAGAAACACGAAATGTGCCCACAAGCTGCAAACCCCACAATAAAAACCGATAATTTCTAATTAACattaataaaacaataattacaacaaaatatCTAATCAAATAATCAAAAGTATGTCGATGTAATTAAAGTCAAACAGACTTACAGAGCACTATAGGTTTGTGCAGAAGATCCCTGCCCCATTGGAAACAAAAACGCACAGCATTAGGTAAGATTCTACAAGTTTCTCAATCGCATTTCGGAAGACGAATTGATCGGAAATCGGAGATAGTGGATTCGGGAAACTTACCGGCAAACGCAGCAGAGGAAGGAGTCGGAGACTTCCTCCTCCGGTTGAACGCCGCCGTCTGCGATTTCCATCATTCGGTGAACGGATTCGTCCATTGGAAGCAGCACAGAGATTTTGGGGACAGCTGCGAAAACCTAGAGTTATACAGAGAGAGTGATGAGGGTTTGCATACACAGGGATTTTTATGAGCTGCTTATTTCTGCTGAACGTCACATCGAAGACGCATATTCAAGCGGTAACTAATTGATTGCCCACGGAATGCCGGctacacttttctattttcaatGGCGCTGAACAGGGGTTGGGATGTAAATTCCATTTTGTAATTTGAATACGGGGGTGTGATGGTTGGATTTTGATCATTGAATCCTTAACCAATACCCTAACGCCAACAAGTCTCAAGATATTTAATACTCTGAATCATGCCAAAAAAAATCTCAGTCGACGGCAAATGAAGCATTTTTACTCATTATCCTATTTATCATttttagatgagtttgaatttcgaaATTCGTATAATGAAtaagcacaaatctcaaaattcaaactcatctaacgatgataaataTCATTACCAACGGTTAAGAATGGTGAACAAAAATGCACTCATGAACGAAAGAATACCGGTCATAGTGAGTACAATTTTGATTTGGAAATTGTAAAAGATAATTTACATAATCCTAAAATTAATAGATTATATTAGATATTAATAGTTTATTTGGTAAATacttttaaatgactgaaaacatCTTTACAAAAAATCTTTTTGAGTTCTAAAAGGTGTCTTCTACAAAAATCACC
This region includes:
- the LOC137728980 gene encoding E3 ubiquitin-protein ligase PRT1-like, translating into MDESVHRMMEIADGGVQPEEEVSDSFLCCVCRDLLHKPIVLSCGHISCFWCVHRSMSRERQSYCLLCRHPYNYFPTICQMLHFLLLKKYPVAYRRRELQILEEEKILGSFSPQFDTHSSSSEASQCSNVLANSACRRCCENVKKIESSPRIQNSTNVPKEAHCGVCEGIGNVADEEKNSLLNMDCGSRIRISVADVLCAACEQLLFHPVVLNCGHVYCESCIVNPDEQMLTCKVCQSCHPSEFPKVCLELGCFLEEQFPKEYALRRDAVQFKQADLTHENRAGCTTKDGNKGEKLSWWSDPNSEIHPGCGCDSCGMYPIIGDRYKCIDCTEKMGFDLCSHCYNTRSKLPGRFNQQHTPEHRLEHVRIESIRNQLKLVTGRLDDRSLALLISNITSQASSEGLISAALSTVAQEEAENRLAAQAAVTNTGDEQDDSQPTLSFENQ